CCTCCTGGACGAGACGATCGGCCGCCTCGAGCGCGAGGGTTTCGTCGTCCATCGGCACCGGCGGGTCCCCCCCAACGACGGAGGCCTATGCCTCGGCCAGTTGGCGATCGCCGCGACCACACGAGCGAAGGGGGGAGGCGATGTGCCTGGCGATACCCGGTAGGGTCACGAGCATTTACCGCGAACACGACGTGTTGATGGGCAAGGTCGACTTCGGGGGCGTGAGCAAGCGCGTCTGCCTGGAACACATCCCGGAGGTCGCGGTGGGGGAGTACGCGCTCGTCCACGTCGGCTACGCCCTGACGCGGATCGACGAGGCCGAGGCTCGTCGCGTGTTCGAGTTCCTCGCCTCGATGGACGACCTCGACGAGTTGAGGCACTGATGCGCCACCTCGACGAATACCGCGATCCCTCCGCGGCGAAATCGTTGCTGCGTTCGATCCGCAGGGCCACCACCCGGGCCTGGACGCTGATGGAGATCTGCGGGGGGCAGACGCACAGCATCTTGAAGTACGGGATCGACGAGCTGCTCCCGCCCGAGATCACGCTGGTCCACGGGCCGGGCTGCCCGGTCTGCGTGACGCCGGTGGAGCTGATCGACAAGGCCGTCGAGATCGCGTCCCGGACGGGCGTGATCTTCTGCTCGTTCGGCGACATGCTGCGCGTGCCCGGGAGCCATGGGGACCTGCTGGCGGTCAAGGCGTCCGGCGGAGACGTGCGGCTCGTGTACTCGCCGCTCGACTGCCTGTCCCTGGCCGAGCGGAACCCCGAAAAGACGGTGGTCTTCTTCGCGGTCGGATTCGAGACGACTGCGCCGGCGAACGCGATGGCTGTGCGACAGGCCTCGAGGCGCGGGATCGACAACTTCGCGGTCCTCGTTTCGCACGTCACGGTCCCCCCGGCGATGTCGGCGATACTGGAATCCCCGGACAACCACGTGCAAGGTTTTTTGGCCGCCGGCCACGTCTGCTCGGTGATGGGATGCGCGGAATACGAGACGCTGGCCGAGCGGTTCCGGATCCCGATCGTGGTCGCCGGCTTCGAACCGCTCGACCTGCTCGACGGTATTCATCACTGCATCTGCATGCTCGAGGAAGGGCGCATCGGCGTCGAAAACCGCTACGCCCGGGCCGTACGCCCAGGCGGGAACGAGCGGGCGAAGGAGCTGATGGCCGAAGTCTTCGAGGTCACGGACCGGAAATGGCGAGGCATCGGGACCATCCTCCGGAGCGGATACCGCTTGCGATCCGAGTTCGCCCGGTTCGACGCCGAGGCGCGATTCGACCTGGGGGCGTTGCGCGCGGAGGAGTCGCGATCATGCCTCAGCGGCCTGATCCTGCAGGGCCTCAAGAAGCCCCACGAGTGCCCCGAATTCGGCGGGAGATGTACGCCGACGTCGCCGCTCGGGGCGACCATGGTCTCGTCCGAAGGGGCCTGCGCCGCCTATTACCAATACGGAAGGATGAAGGTGGCGGCCGGATGAGCCGGAACCCGTCGACGATTTTAAAGGCCTCGCCGACCGCCGCGATCGACCCGACCGCGAGCGGATGCCCGACTCCCCGCGAGGAGACCGAGCAGATCCTGCTCGGTCACGGCAGCGGCGGGATGATGTCCGCCGACCTCATGCGCCGCGTATTCCTGCCGGCCTTCGACAACGAGGTGCTCGCGGCGATGGAGGACCAGGCGACCGTCGCGTTCCCAAGCGGACGGCGCCTCGCCTTCACGACGGATTCCTACGTGGTCCGGCCCATCTTCTTCCCGGGCGGCGACATCGGCCGTCTGGCGGTCAACGGCACCGTCAACGACCTGGCCGTCGGTGGGGCGCGCCCCCTCTACCTCTCGGCGGCGTTCATACTGGAAGAGGGCCTGGCGATCGCCGACCTGAAACGCGTCGTCCGGTCGATGCGCGAGGCGTGCGACGAATCGGGCGTCGCCATGGTGACGGGCGACACCAAGGTGGTGGACCGTGGCAAAGGGGATCGGATCTTCATCACGACCTCGGGCGTCGGCGTCGTGCCGGCCGGGCGATCCCTCTCGATCCGCAACGCCCGGCCCGGTGACCGCATCCTCGTCTCGGGAACGATGGGCGACCACGGCATCGCCATCCTCTCGGTGCGCGAAGGGATCGAGTTCGAGACCGTCCTCGAGAGCGACACCGCCCCCCTGAACGGACTGGCCGACGTGCTCCTGGAGGCATGCCCGGACGTACGTTGCTTGCGCGACCCGACGCGGGGCGGCCTCTCGAGCGCCCTCAACGAGCTGGCCAAAGGCTCGGGCGTCGGGGTGGAGCTGGAAGAATCGGCGATTCCCGTGCGCCCGGAGGTCCGGGCCGCCTGCGAGCTGTTCGGCCTCGATCCGATGTACGTGGCCAACGAGGGGAAGCTGATCGCCGTCGTCCCGCGCGAGACGGCCGGGCGCGCGCTCGCCGCGATGCGATCGCATCCACTGGGCCGAGACTCGGCGGTGGTCGGCGAGGTCGTCTCCTCCCATCGAGGCCTGGTGGTCATGACGTCCCCCTTCGGCGGCCAGAGGATGGTCGCAATGATCGCGGGCGAGCACCTCCCGAGGATTTGCTGATGGATCCCGACGCCGGACCTCGGAGCCTGGAGGAGATCGACGTCCTCTGGCTCACCGCCGGACTGAGCTGCGACGGCGACACCGTGTCGATCACGGCCGCCACCCAGCCGAGCCTGGAAGACCTGATCGGGGGTGCGATCCCCGGCATCCCGCGCCTTCGGCTCCACAACCCCGTCCTCTCATACGAGAACGGCGACGAGTTCCTGAAGATCTGGCGTGACGCGGCGGAGGGAAGGCTGAATCCCTTCGTGCTCGTCGTGGAGGGATCGATCCCCAACGAGTCGATCAACGTCGAAGGCTCCTGGGCCGCCTTCGGCACGGACCCCGCCACCGGCCAGCCGATCCCGACCTGTGCGTGGATCGACCGCCTCGCGCCGAGGGCCTGGGCCGTCGTCGCGGCCGGCACCTGTGCCGCATACGGGGGCATCCACGCCATGGCCGGGAACCCCACCGGGGCAATGGGCCTGCCCGATTACCTGGGGTGGGGATGGCGGTCCTCGGGCGGCCTGCCGGTGATCTGCGTCCCCGGATGTCCTGTGCAGCCGGACAATTTCATGGAGACGCTGCTCTATCTGCTGTATCAGGCTTCAGGGCTCGCGCCCGCCATCCCCCTCGACGACCAGTTGAGACCGCGCTGGTTGTTCAGCCAGACGGTGCACGAGGGCTGCGATCGGGCGGGCTACTACGAGCAGGCCGACTTCGCCTCGTCCTACGGCACGCCGCAGTGCATCGTGAAGCTCGGCTGCTGGGGACCGGTGGTGCATTGCAACGTGGGCAAGCGAGGCTGGATGTCGGGCATCGGCGGCTGCCCGAACGTGGGAGGCATCTGCATCGGCTGCACCATGCCCGGCTTCCCCGACAAGTTCATGCCGTTCATGGACGAGCCGCCGGGGGCGAAGCTCTCGACCACCGCCGTCGCCATGTACGGGCGGACGATCCGCGCCCTCCGAGGTTTCACGAAGGCCTCGATGAGCCAGGAGCCGGAATGGCGGCATCGGCGGCCCGAGCTGACGACCGGCTACCAGCCGAATCCCGACCCCGCGAACGACGGAAAGAGCCCGGATCATGCCTGAGCCCGCCTCGAAACTCGTCGAGATGTCCTGGGATCCGATCACCCGGATCGTGGGGAGCCTGGGCGTCCACACCAAGATCGACTTCGCCGAGAGGCGCGTCGCCGAGTGCCACAGCACTTCGTCGATCTTCCGAGGGTACAGCGTCTTCATGAAAGGCAAGGACCCGCGCGACGCCCACTTCATCACCAGCCGGATCTGCGGCATCTGCGGCGACAACCACGCGACCTGCGCCGTCTACGCCCAGAATATGGCCTTCGGGGTGAGGCCGCCTGCGCTCGCCGAGTGGATCATCAACCTCGGCGAGGCGGCCGAGTATATGTTCGATCACAACCTCTATCAGGATAATCTCGTAGGCGTGGACTACTGCGAGCGGATGGTCAAGGAGACCAACCCTTCGGTGCTGGCGAAGGCCGAGCGCACCGAAGCCCCGAACGCTCGCATCCACGGCTTCCGCACGATCGCCGACATCATGCGATCGCTGAACCCCTTCAGCGGCTCGTTCTATCGAGAGGCTCTGCAGATGAGCCGCCTCACGCGCGAGATGTTCTGCCTGATGGAGGGGCGGCACGTCCATCCGTCGACGCTCTATCCGGGCGGCGTGGGCACGGTGGCGACGGTCCAGCTCTTCACCGATTACCTCGTCCGGCTGATGAAGTACGTCGACTTCATGAAGCGGGTCGTTCCCTTCCACGACGACCTGTTCGACTTCTTCTACGACGCGCTGCCGGGCTATGAAGAGGTCGGACGTCGGCGCGTGCTGCTGGGCTGCTGGGGATCCTTCAACGACCCCGACGCATGTGATTACACCTACAAGAACATGTCGCGCTGGGGCCGCAAGATGTACGTCACCCCGGGCGTGGTCGTCGACGGCGAACTCGTGACGACCGACCTCGTCGAGATCAACCTAGGCCTGCGCATCCTTCTCGGATCGTCGTTCTACGACGACTGGCAAGATGGCGAGACGTTCGTCAAGCACGATCCTCTGGGCAACCCGATCCATCAGATGCATCCCTGGAACCAGACCACCACGCCCCGCCCTCAACGGCGCGATTTCGCCGGCAAGTACACCTGGGTGATGTCGCCGCGATGGCTCGACGGGCGGACGGGCGAGCACTTGGCCATCGACACCGGAGGCGGCCCTCTCGCGCGTCTGTGGACCACGGCCCTGGCGGGCCTGGTGAACTTCGGCGGCGTCCGATCGACCGGGAAAAGCGTGAAAATCGCCCTGCCCCGATCCGCGTCGCTGCCGGCGGTGGAGTTCGAGTGGAAGATCCCCCGATGGAGCAACACGCTGGAGCGCAATCGCGCCCGCAGCTATTTCCAGGCCTACGCCGCGGCCGCTGCGCTGCACTTCGTCGAGCGGGGTCTCGCCGAGGTCCACGCGGGCCGGACCGACACCTGGACCGACTTCAAGGTGCCCGACGAGGCGATCGGCTGCGGCTTCCACGAGGCCGTCCGCGGGGTCCTGTCGCACCACATGGTGATCCGCGACGGCAAGATCGCAAACTACCACCCTTATCCACCGACCCCCTGGAACGCCAGCCCGCGCGACTCCTGCGGCACGCCCGGGCCCTACGAGGACGCCGTCCAGGGGACCCCGCTGTTCGAGGAGAACGGTCCGGAGGACTTCAAGGGGATCGACATCATGAGGACGGTGCGGAGCTTCGACCCGTGCATGCCGTGCGGGGTCCACATGTACCTCGGCGGGGGCAAGGAGATCCAGGTCCGCCACGCGCCGGCGTTCGGAGCCCAGTCCGTCCTGGGAATGGGGGGATGACGATGCCCGATCGCCGCGAGTTCGAGGCGAGCATGGCCCGCATCGAGGTGCTGACCGGCGTCCTGGAGCGATGCCCCGACCTCGCGGCGCGATCCGCATCGAGAGAACTCGTCGGGGCCCTCCTCGAGCTTCATGGGGCTGGCCTGGCTCGAATCCTCGAGCTGATCGCCGGATCCGGCGACGCCGGCGACGAACTCGTCTCCACGCTCGCTCGCGACGGCCTGGTCGCCAGCGTGCTCCTGCTGCACGACCTCCATCCGATCGACCTGAAGTCTCGGGTGGGGATCGCGCTCGACGGCGTCCGGGCGCGGCTCGGCCCCCACGCCGACCTTGATCTCGTGGGCATCGAGGGGGGGACGTTGAGGCTCCGCCTCGCGGGAGGAGGATGCGGCGGCTGCCCATCCACCTCGGCGGCGATGAAGAAGTCCGTCGAGGACGCGATTCTCGAGGCCGCGCCCGACCTCGCGAGCATCGAGTTCGTCGAGCCGTTGGAACCCCCGCAGGGGGCCTTCTCCCTGCCAGTGATCACCCTCTGACTCGAGGCCGGACGGCCATGACCACCGCATCATCGACCTCGCGCACCGCGTTCGCCGCGCTCCGACGTTTCGCCGAGGTTCGGCCCGCCGGCGAACGCTGCGATTTGTGCGCGAAACCCGTCGCCCCCGGTCATCGTCATCTCATGGAAGCGGTCACACGACGCTTCGTCTGCGCCTGCGACCCTTGCGCATTGCTGTTCGCGGAACAACCCACGGCGCGTTACCGGGCCTTGCCGAGGACGCCACTCCGCCTCGACCACTTTCGGATGACCGAGGCCCAGTGGACCGCCCTCGGGATTCCGATCAACATGGTCTTCTTCACGAAGGACGGCCATGACGGCAGGGTGATCGCCCAGTTTCCCGGCCCTGCCGGAGCGACCGAGGCGTTCCTCGATCCCGAGGCCTGGAACCCGCTCGTGGAGGCGAACCCGATCCTCCATCGGCTACGGCACGACGTGGAGGCGATACTCGTCAACAGGGTGGGCGCGTCGCGCGATTATTACCTCGTCCCTATAGACTTCGGCTTCGGGCTCGCGGGCCTGATCCGCCTCCACTGGCGAGGCCTAGAGGGAGGCGCCGAGGTGTGGGCGGAGATCGGGCGGTTCTTCGATCGGCTGCGATCCATGTCGGCCGGAGCGACCCATGCCTGACCTGTCCTTCCACATCGAGGGCGTCGAACCCGTCCTCTTCGCCGCGTCGCCGCTGCTGGCCTTCAAAACCCGTGTGACGAATCGGATCGCCGGCGAGCGGGTCCGCTCGGGGATGCTCCGCTGCCGCGTGGACATCGACCCGGCGAGGCGCGTCCACGACGCCGACGAGCGGGATCGCCTGCACGACCTCTTCGACCGACCCGAGCGATGGGGTCGAACCTTGCGCGCCCTGCCTTGGGCGGAGGTCGTCCTCTACCTCCCCTCGTTCCAAGACAGCGTCGTCGTCGACGTCCTCGTCCCCTGCTCGGGCGACCTCGAACTCTCCACGACGCGATATCTTTTCGGACTGCGGGGGGGCGACGTGAACGTCGGCCTCTCGTTCCGAGGCACGGTGCTGCACGATTCCAACGATCGCGGCCTTCAGGTCGCCCTGACCGTCCAGGACGAGGCCTCGCGCGTGCGGCTCCCCCTCAACACCTGGCGAGAGATGATGGACCACTACTATCCGAACAGCGGTTGGCTGCGGCTGCGATCTGACCTCTACGAACGTCTGTCCCGACACAAGACGCTCGGCGGCCATGCGACGCTGGAGCAGGCGCTCGACAGCCTCCTGACCGGTGCCGAGGGAGGCCCTTGAGATGTCGATTTCGCCCATCCATCAGGTGGCCCGCGCCATCCTTTACGAGGGGTACGTCCTCTATCCGTACCGGCCCTCTTCGGTGAAAAACCGCCAGAGGTGGGCGTTCGGCGCGGTTTACCCCGAATCGTTCTGCGAGGCCCGAGGCGGGTCCGACGCCTGCATGATCCGGGCGGATTGCCTCCTCGAAGGCGACGAGTCGTCGATCGTGGATGTGAGGGTCGGGTTCTTGCAATTGATCGCCGATGGAGGTCGCGACCATGACTGGCGGGAGGCGACCGAGCGGGAGATCATCGCGCGCCCGTTGGCCTTGGGAGATCTCGTTCCGCATCCCCTATCCCTCCCATTCGCCTTCACGTCGCCCGGCGGAGAAGGCGTCGAAGGCTCGGTCACGATCTCTGCGTGCCAGGCGAGCGACGGGCTCTTACGCGTCGCGGTGAGCCTCGCCAACACCACGCCGGTCTCCGCCTCGCCCATATCGACCCATGCCGAGGTCCAGCCGCATTCTCTCACCTCGGCCCATGTGATCCTCGAACTCCGAGGGGGGAGTTTCGTCTCATCGATCGACCCGCAGGGTCCATTCCTCGCAGCGGCAGCTGGATGTTGCAACGTCGGGCTGTGGCCCGTGCTCGTCGGCCAGGAGGGTTCTCGGTCGGCGATGCTCGCCGCGCCCATCATCCTCTACGATTACCCTCGAATCGCCCCCGAAAGCCATGGAGACCTGTTCGACGCGACCGAAATCGACGAGATCCTGACCTTGCGAATCCTGACCCTGACCGAACCCGAGAAGCGTGAAATGGCCGCCTTCGATCCTCGGGCCCGCACCTTGCTCTACCGGACCGAGGCGCTGGGCGAAGACCAGATCCTCAAGCTTCACGGCTCGATGCGTCGCTCGGATCCGTCGCCCGGCGACCGCGTGATCCTGCGGCCGAAGCGGCGGGCGGACGCATTCGACATCATGCTGGCGGGCCGGTCGGCGACGATCTCCACGATCGAGCGGGACTTCGAAGATCAGGTCTATGTAACCGTGCTCGTCGATGACGATCCTGGCAAGGACCTGGGCGAGCAGGGCAAACCCGGCCATCGGTTCTTCTTCCACGTCGACGAGGTCGAGCCCCTCGGCCAAGTCGTGGTGAGTCCGCCATGACCCCCCCTCGCATCCTGGTCGCCGGCCTCGGCAACATCTTCCACGGAGACGACGGGTTCGGGTCGGAGGTGGCGCGAAGGCTCGCCCGTCGTCGGCAGCCGGATGGGGTGCGCGTCGTCGATTTCGGGATTCGCGGACGAGACCTCGCCTACGAACTGCTGAATGAACCCGGCGGCTTGCTGCTGATCGATGCGGCGCCCCGAGGCGGCCCTCCGGGATCGCTCTACGTCCTTGAGCCGGAGGCGGGCTCGTTCGGCACCGACGCCATCTCGGCCGCGCAGGCGCACGGAATGGGCCCGGTGGAGATTTTCCGCCTCGTCGGCGCGATGGGGGCGACGCTCCCCCGGACCTTCGTGGTCGGATGCGAGCCCGGCTCCATCGACCCGGAGTTCGAGGAGGCGATGGGCCTGAGCGCGGCCGTCGCCAGGGCCGTGGAGGAGGCCGTCCCGCTCGTCGAGTCGCTGATCGACGAGATGCTGCAAGCCGACGGGGGACGCCATGCATGAGTTGGGCATCACGCAGGAGATCGTGGAGATCGTCATTGCGAGGGCCGGGGGTGCCCGCATCGCGCGCATCGTGCTCGAAGTCGGCAAGCTCTCGGCGGTCCTGCCGGACGCCATCCGCTTCTGCTTCGACCTTTGCAGTGAGGGCACCTCCGCAGAGGGCGCCGTGCTGGAGATCCTCGAGCCGCCGGGGCGGGTCCGATGTCGAGGCTGTGCGGTCGAATTCAGTCTCGACCGCCCTTTCGGCCGCTGCGTGTGCGGGGGGACCGACCTGGATTGGCTGGGCGGCGAAGAACTTTCGATCAAGGCCATGGAGCTCGCCTGATATGTGCAAAGATTCCGCGGCGACGGCCGCCCCCCCCGTGCGGACGATCCACCTCGACCACCCCATCCTCGACAAGAATGCGCGACTCGCAGAGCGCAACCGCGGTTGGCTGGAGGCTCGCCGCATCGTGGCTTTCAACCTGCTCAGCTCGCCTGGGTCTGGCAAGACGACCCTGCTGGAACGGACGATCCGCGACCTCGGCCGTGAGCTTTCGATACACGTGATCGAAGGCGACCAGGCGACGGACAACGATGCGCGCAGGATCGAGGCCGCCGGCGCGCCGGCCGTGCAGATCAACACCGGCGCGGGCTGCCATCTGGACGCCTCGATGGTCTCCAAGGCGCTCCAGACTCTGGATCCGAAGCCGGGCTCGGTCGTCTTCGTCGAGAACGTCGGCAATCTGGTCTGTCCCGCGATGTTCGACCTCGGCGAGGCCGAGAAAGTCCTCGTTTGCTCGGTGACCGAAGGTGAGGACAAGCCCTTGAAATACCCCCACATGTTCCGGGCGTGCACGGTCTTGCTGCTCAATAAGATCGACCTGCTCCCCTACGTCGCCTTCGAGGTCGATCGCTTCATCGATAACGCGCTCCTCGTCAATCCCGCGCTGGAGGTGTTCCTGGTCTCCGCCTCGCGAGGCGACGGGCTGGGGGGTTGGTACGACCGGATCCGCAGGCTCGCGGTTCCGGACTCTGCGAGCCGATGGGGGGAGGTTGAATCGTCGCGGGAAAGCCCTCCATGATGGGGATGGGCGGCGGATCGCCGATCGAAGGGCCTCCTCCCGCTACCGAAGAAGAGGCGGAGGCGATCTTGCGCGCGCTGGTCGGTGGGGCTCAGCAGGACCCCGCCGGCCCCGCCGTCGCCCCGGAGCCGACCGCGGGCGCAGGGCGAGAACGGGGGCCGGTCGACGAGAACGGCATGGCCGAGATCCGCTATCGGGCGTTGGTCGAGCAGATCCCGGCCGTGACTTTCATGTCCAGGCTGGACCGAGGGATGCAGGAGTTGTACGTAAGCCCCCAGATCGAGATCATGCTCGGCTTCTCGCAGAAGGAATGGCTGGAGAACCCGATCCTCTGGTACCAGCAACTGCACCCCGACGACCGCGACCGCTGGCAGTCCGAGTTCGCCCGCACGATCGTCGGCGGCGTCCCGTTCCGCGCGGAGTACCGCTTCCTGGCGAAGAGCGGCCGCGTGATATGGGTCCGCGGCGAGGCCCAGATCATCCGCGACGCCGGGGGAGCGCCCCTCTTCCTCCAGGGGATCGCGTTCGACATCACCGATCAGAAAGAAGCCGAGGCGATCCTCCACCGAAGCCGCGAGCAGCTCGAAGGCGTAGTCCGCGAGCGGACTTCCGAGCTGGGCGAGGCGAACCGGGCGCTCCAGGCCGAGATCGCCGAAAGGACGCGGACCGAGCTCGCACTCCGCGATCGCGAGGCCAGGCTCGGATCGATCGTCGAGAGCGCCGTCGACGGCATTCTCGTGATCGATCATCGAGGCGTCGTCGAGTCGTTCAACCCGGCCGCCCAGCGGATCTTCGGCTACTCCTCCGACGAGGTCCTGGGGCGCAATATCAAGATGCTCATGCCCGCCCCCTACCGCGAGGAGCACGACGGCTACCTGGCCAACTATCTAGAAACCGGGATTCCCAAGATCATCGGGATCGGCCGGGACGTGACCGGGCGGAGAAAGGACGGCGGCACGTTCCCGATGGAACTGGCCGTGAGCAAGACGCCGACATCGGACGGGATCAAATTCACAGGCATCGTCCGGGACGTGACCCAGCGCAAACGCGACGAGTCGGACCTGACCGAGGCCAAGCTCGCCGCCGAGTCCGCCAGCAAGCTCAAGAGCGAGTTCCTCGCCAACATGAGCCATGAAATCCGCACGCCGATGAACGGGATCATCGGCATGACTGAGCTCGCGTTGGACACCGACCTCGACCCGATCCAACGGGAGTATCTGGGTGCCGTGAAGATCTCCGCCGACGCCCTGCTCACGCTGATAAACGACATCCTCGACTTCTCGAAGATCGAGGCCGGCAAGCTCGACCTGGACGCGACCGACTTCGACGTGCGTGAAATGGTGGGCGAGGCGTTGAAGCCCATGGCCGTTCGCGCGAGCGAGAAGGGGCTTGAGCTGGCCTGCGAGATCGAGGCGGACGTGCCCGACGTCCTGGTCGGCGATCCGGGGCGGCTCCGCCAGATCATGATCAACCTCGTCGGCAACGCGATCAAGTTCACCATGGAAGGAGAGGTCGTCGTGAAGGTCGGCCGCGAGGCGGGGAGCGGCGACGCGGACCTGAGCCTGCACATCTCGATCACAGATACCGGGATAGGCGTCCCCGAGGACAAGCAGCAGCGGATTTTCGAGTCCTTCACCCAGGCCGACGGCTCGACGACCAGGAAGTTCGGCGGTACCGGCCTGGGCTTGGCGATCAGCCGTCGGCTCGTCGAGCTGATGGGCGGCCGGATCTGGCTGGAGAGCCGCCCCGGCGTGGGGACCACCTTCCATTTCACGGCGAAATTGCCCCGGTGCCTTGTGGCTTCCCACGCGGCCGCCGACGCCTCGGCAGATTTCCGTGGCATGCGTACGCTGATCATCGACGACAACGCCACGAATCGGACGATCCTGGAGCGGGTCGTGATCGGGTGGGGCATGACGCCCACGCTTTGCGATTCCGGCCTCACCGGCCTGGAGGCCATGTCGAGGGCGGTCGACGAGGGTCGGCCCTATTCCTTGGTGCTCCTCGACGCCATGATGCCGGAGGTGGACGGCTTCGAGGTGATCCGACGGATCAACGCGGACCCATACGTGGTGGGTGCGACCATCCTGATGCTGTCGTCGGCCGCTCAACTCTATGACGCCGTCTCGTACCGGGAGATGGGCCTCAGCCGCTTCCTGATCAAGCCGGTCCGCCCGTCCGACCTGCTGGCGGCCATCCGTCAAGGGCTGGGCGGCAGGTCCGTCCCGCGCCACGATCCATCAACCCCCGACACGACTCCGGGACCGTCGGCGAACGAACCGCTCCGCATCCTGCTGGCGGATGACAACGCCGTGAACCAGAGGCTCGGCGCCCGGCTGCTGGAGAAGCAAGGCCACGCCGTCGTCGTCGCCGGCGACGGCCGCCAAACCCTCGAGCTCCTGGCCGGAGGCCATTTCGACATGGTGCTCATGGACATCCAGATGCCCGTGATGAACGGATTCGAGGCCGCTGCGGCCATCCGTTCACGAGAAGTCCTGTATGGGGGGCACATCCCCATCATCGCCCTGACCGCCAACGCGATGAAGGGGGACAAGGAGCAATGCCTCCAGTCCGGCTTCGACGCCTACGTCACCAAGCCGATCCGATGGCCCCAGTTGGCTTCGGCGATCGAGGGCCTTTCGCGCGACAGGCCTCGGGTGGACACGGCTGGGCAGGGTCCCTCGCCGCCACCGTCGATCCTGGATGAAGCCGCGTCCCTGGAGCGGCTCGGCGGCGACGTCGACCTGCTGAAGGAGATCGCGACGATATTCATCGGCGACTGCCCGCGGATGGTCGATCAGATCGCCGACGCGGTCGCGCGCGGCGACGCGGGGGCCTTGAAGCTCGCCGCCCACACGCTCAGGGGATCGGCGTCGAATTTCGCCTCGCCGGCCGTCGAGGACGCCGCATCGCGTCTCGAAAAAATGGGATCGCTGGGCGACGTCGTCGGGGCCCCTGAAGCGTTCGCCGAACTCCTCCCCCTCGTCGATCGGCTCGCGTCGGCCCTCGGTCAGCTCGTCGCCGCTGGAGGCGGGTCGCCGATCTTTCCCTCCCTCTGACCGAACGGGACCGGATCGACGTGGTCAGCCCCGAACTGGGAGCGTTTTACC
The DNA window shown above is from Paludisphaera mucosa and carries:
- a CDS encoding HypC/HybG/HupF family hydrogenase formation chaperone — protein: MGKVDFGGVSKRVCLEHIPEVAVGEYALVHVGYALTRIDEAEARRVFEFLASMDDLDELRH
- the hypD gene encoding hydrogenase formation protein HypD, encoding MRHLDEYRDPSAAKSLLRSIRRATTRAWTLMEICGGQTHSILKYGIDELLPPEITLVHGPGCPVCVTPVELIDKAVEIASRTGVIFCSFGDMLRVPGSHGDLLAVKASGGDVRLVYSPLDCLSLAERNPEKTVVFFAVGFETTAPANAMAVRQASRRGIDNFAVLVSHVTVPPAMSAILESPDNHVQGFLAAGHVCSVMGCAEYETLAERFRIPIVVAGFEPLDLLDGIHHCICMLEEGRIGVENRYARAVRPGGNERAKELMAEVFEVTDRKWRGIGTILRSGYRLRSEFARFDAEARFDLGALRAEESRSCLSGLILQGLKKPHECPEFGGRCTPTSPLGATMVSSEGACAAYYQYGRMKVAAG
- the hypE gene encoding hydrogenase expression/formation protein HypE, which gives rise to MSRNPSTILKASPTAAIDPTASGCPTPREETEQILLGHGSGGMMSADLMRRVFLPAFDNEVLAAMEDQATVAFPSGRRLAFTTDSYVVRPIFFPGGDIGRLAVNGTVNDLAVGGARPLYLSAAFILEEGLAIADLKRVVRSMREACDESGVAMVTGDTKVVDRGKGDRIFITTSGVGVVPAGRSLSIRNARPGDRILVSGTMGDHGIAILSVREGIEFETVLESDTAPLNGLADVLLEACPDVRCLRDPTRGGLSSALNELAKGSGVGVELEESAIPVRPEVRAACELFGLDPMYVANEGKLIAVVPRETAGRALAAMRSHPLGRDSAVVGEVVSSHRGLVVMTSPFGGQRMVAMIAGEHLPRIC
- a CDS encoding hydrogenase expression protein HypE, which codes for MDPDAGPRSLEEIDVLWLTAGLSCDGDTVSITAATQPSLEDLIGGAIPGIPRLRLHNPVLSYENGDEFLKIWRDAAEGRLNPFVLVVEGSIPNESINVEGSWAAFGTDPATGQPIPTCAWIDRLAPRAWAVVAAGTCAAYGGIHAMAGNPTGAMGLPDYLGWGWRSSGGLPVICVPGCPVQPDNFMETLLYLLYQASGLAPAIPLDDQLRPRWLFSQTVHEGCDRAGYYEQADFASSYGTPQCIVKLGCWGPVVHCNVGKRGWMSGIGGCPNVGGICIGCTMPGFPDKFMPFMDEPPGAKLSTTAVAMYGRTIRALRGFTKASMSQEPEWRHRRPELTTGYQPNPDPANDGKSPDHA
- a CDS encoding nickel-dependent hydrogenase large subunit, which codes for MPEPASKLVEMSWDPITRIVGSLGVHTKIDFAERRVAECHSTSSIFRGYSVFMKGKDPRDAHFITSRICGICGDNHATCAVYAQNMAFGVRPPALAEWIINLGEAAEYMFDHNLYQDNLVGVDYCERMVKETNPSVLAKAERTEAPNARIHGFRTIADIMRSLNPFSGSFYREALQMSRLTREMFCLMEGRHVHPSTLYPGGVGTVATVQLFTDYLVRLMKYVDFMKRVVPFHDDLFDFFYDALPGYEEVGRRRVLLGCWGSFNDPDACDYTYKNMSRWGRKMYVTPGVVVDGELVTTDLVEINLGLRILLGSSFYDDWQDGETFVKHDPLGNPIHQMHPWNQTTTPRPQRRDFAGKYTWVMSPRWLDGRTGEHLAIDTGGGPLARLWTTALAGLVNFGGVRSTGKSVKIALPRSASLPAVEFEWKIPRWSNTLERNRARSYFQAYAAAAALHFVERGLAEVHAGRTDTWTDFKVPDEAIGCGFHEAVRGVLSHHMVIRDGKIANYHPYPPTPWNASPRDSCGTPGPYEDAVQGTPLFEENGPEDFKGIDIMRTVRSFDPCMPCGVHMYLGGGKEIQVRHAPAFGAQSVLGMGG
- a CDS encoding NifU family protein; translation: MTMPDRREFEASMARIEVLTGVLERCPDLAARSASRELVGALLELHGAGLARILELIAGSGDAGDELVSTLARDGLVASVLLLHDLHPIDLKSRVGIALDGVRARLGPHADLDLVGIEGGTLRLRLAGGGCGGCPSTSAAMKKSVEDAILEAAPDLASIEFVEPLEPPQGAFSLPVITL
- a CDS encoding DUF5947 family protein, yielding MTTASSTSRTAFAALRRFAEVRPAGERCDLCAKPVAPGHRHLMEAVTRRFVCACDPCALLFAEQPTARYRALPRTPLRLDHFRMTEAQWTALGIPINMVFFTKDGHDGRVIAQFPGPAGATEAFLDPEAWNPLVEANPILHRLRHDVEAILVNRVGASRDYYLVPIDFGFGLAGLIRLHWRGLEGGAEVWAEIGRFFDRLRSMSAGATHA
- a CDS encoding DUF6084 family protein, with amino-acid sequence MPDLSFHIEGVEPVLFAASPLLAFKTRVTNRIAGERVRSGMLRCRVDIDPARRVHDADERDRLHDLFDRPERWGRTLRALPWAEVVLYLPSFQDSVVVDVLVPCSGDLELSTTRYLFGLRGGDVNVGLSFRGTVLHDSNDRGLQVALTVQDEASRVRLPLNTWREMMDHYYPNSGWLRLRSDLYERLSRHKTLGGHATLEQALDSLLTGAEGGP